A window of Zavarzinella sp. contains these coding sequences:
- a CDS encoding DUF58 domain-containing protein: MHRGWFQAMAPKEQEEARRFFDPKVISRISRLDLRARQVVEGFISGMHRSPFFGHSVEFAQHREYVRGDDIRHLDWKVWSKTDRFYIKQYEAETNLRCNVIVDVSESMHYGRGAMNKYEYACTIGASIAYMAVKQQDTVGMFAFDQDVRANLPAKSSQLHLDAIVQTLHVSKPRDKTDILKILRRITESVGPRGLIVLISDCFVDREPLLKGLEMLRSRRHDVMVFHVLDEEEVTFPFSGMTKFEGMEEMPDLLCDPKALRDGYLEALEEYLVEVRRGCSRLGVDYSLVNTSDYLDAIMSRFLHRRIASRAQQGKQTYG; encoded by the coding sequence TTGCACCGAGGTTGGTTTCAAGCGATGGCACCGAAAGAGCAGGAAGAAGCACGTCGGTTTTTTGATCCGAAAGTAATTTCCAGGATCAGCCGTTTAGATCTGCGTGCACGTCAGGTGGTAGAAGGGTTTATCTCCGGGATGCACCGCAGTCCGTTTTTCGGCCACTCGGTTGAATTTGCCCAGCACCGCGAATATGTTCGTGGGGATGACATCCGCCACCTGGACTGGAAAGTCTGGTCCAAGACCGATCGCTTTTACATCAAACAGTATGAAGCGGAAACCAACTTGCGTTGTAATGTGATCGTTGATGTGTCGGAATCGATGCATTACGGTCGCGGTGCGATGAACAAGTACGAGTATGCCTGCACCATCGGTGCCTCGATTGCGTATATGGCAGTCAAGCAACAGGATACCGTGGGGATGTTTGCATTCGATCAGGATGTGCGTGCCAATTTACCCGCCAAGTCCAGTCAGTTGCACCTGGATGCCATCGTTCAGACGTTGCACGTTTCCAAGCCACGCGACAAGACTGACATCCTGAAAATCCTGCGAAGGATTACGGAAAGCGTTGGCCCACGTGGGTTGATTGTGTTGATTTCCGATTGTTTTGTTGATCGGGAACCGCTTCTCAAAGGCCTGGAAATGCTGCGTTCACGCCGCCACGATGTGATGGTGTTTCACGTACTGGATGAAGAAGAAGTAACATTCCCATTCAGCGGCATGACCAAGTTTGAAGGGATGGAAGAAATGCCCGACCTGCTGTGCGATCCCAAGGCACTGCGGGATGGCTACCTGGAAGCCCTGGAAGAGTATCTGGTAGAAGTCCGTCGTGGATGCAGTCGACTTGGTGTAGATTATTCACTGGTCAACACCAGTGACTACCTGGATGCCATAATGTCGCGCTTTCTGCACCGACGTATTGCCTCCCGCGCTCAACAGGGCAAACAGACTTACGGCTAA
- a CDS encoding MoxR family ATPase: MSNGQTLGNSDIDAIKNVQKAFQEIKNQLARVIVGQDKVIEELLIALFSRGHCILEGVPGLAKTLMISSLAKSLSLDFSRIQFTPDLMPADITGTEVIEENRTTGAREFKFLPGPLFANMVLADEINRTPPKTQAALLEAMQERQVTVGRTRHKLQSPFFVLATQNPIEQEGTYPLPEAQQDRFMFKIFVKYPSFEEEMEIARRTTALNMDEPTAVLTGEQILELQALVRKVPVADEVIKYTAVLVRQTRISEPGAPKFIKEWLSWGAGPRAVQNLIIAAKARALLYGRENVSHEDIQQVALPVMRHRVAANFTAASEGVSTDRVIQKLLDETPTRMGDLERDERFRKIFTS; this comes from the coding sequence ATGAGCAACGGACAGACGTTAGGTAACAGCGATATTGATGCCATCAAGAATGTGCAGAAGGCATTCCAGGAAATTAAGAATCAGCTAGCCCGCGTGATCGTGGGTCAGGACAAAGTAATTGAAGAATTGCTGATTGCCCTGTTCAGTCGAGGTCACTGCATTCTGGAAGGGGTGCCCGGTCTGGCAAAAACCTTGATGATTTCATCATTGGCCAAATCGCTGTCGCTCGATTTCAGCCGGATTCAGTTTACACCTGACCTGATGCCCGCCGACATCACTGGTACAGAAGTGATTGAAGAAAACCGTACAACTGGTGCACGCGAATTCAAATTCCTGCCCGGCCCATTGTTTGCCAACATGGTGCTGGCCGACGAAATTAACCGTACCCCACCGAAAACCCAGGCCGCACTGCTGGAAGCGATGCAGGAACGCCAGGTAACCGTGGGCCGTACTCGTCACAAACTGCAAAGCCCGTTCTTTGTGCTGGCTACCCAGAACCCGATTGAACAGGAAGGTACCTACCCACTGCCGGAAGCACAACAAGACCGCTTCATGTTCAAGATTTTCGTGAAGTATCCAAGTTTTGAAGAAGAAATGGAAATTGCCCGCCGCACCACCGCGTTAAATATGGATGAGCCTACTGCTGTGCTGACTGGTGAGCAGATCCTGGAACTGCAGGCACTGGTTCGCAAGGTGCCCGTGGCAGACGAAGTGATTAAATACACCGCGGTACTGGTGCGTCAAACCCGCATCTCGGAACCCGGTGCTCCCAAGTTCATTAAGGAATGGCTATCCTGGGGTGCTGGCCCACGTGCCGTGCAGAACCTGATTATCGCTGCCAAAGCACGGGCGTTGCTGTATGGTCGCGAAAATGTCTCCCACGAAGATATCCAGCAGGTAGCACTGCCAGTGATGCGTCACCGCGTTGCAGCCAACTTTACAGCGGCTTCGGAAGGTGTATCGACCGACCGCGTGATCCAGAAACTGCTGGATGAAACCCCCACCCGCATGGGCGATCTGGAACGCGATGAGCGGTTCCGCAAAATCTTTACTTCGTGA